In one Sphingomonas sp. S1-29 genomic region, the following are encoded:
- a CDS encoding bacteriorhodopsin-like has product METVSAGQYFLIYNAFSLTFATMSAAALFLWFGRSQVTPPYRTALVISGLVCAIAAYHYFRIFESWTAAYEVRGAEITATGYAFNDAYRYVDWLLTVPLLLIELVLVMRLSESETVSKSVRLGAAAVLMIALGYPGEVAADNGTRALWGTLSTIPFLYIVWELFRGLGAAIDRQPEAVRPLIRKARLLTFASWGFYPIVYMAPFADISGASAETTIQIGYTLADIIAKAGVGVMIYMIAVRKSAIERDTAAPATVVA; this is encoded by the coding sequence ATGGAAACCGTATCGGCTGGGCAATATTTCCTGATATATAATGCGTTTTCTCTAACGTTCGCGACTATGTCTGCTGCTGCATTGTTTCTGTGGTTCGGGCGTTCACAAGTAACCCCGCCTTATCGTACTGCGCTGGTGATTTCGGGGCTGGTCTGCGCGATTGCAGCCTATCATTATTTCCGCATCTTCGAGAGCTGGACCGCCGCCTACGAAGTGCGTGGTGCCGAGATCACCGCGACCGGATATGCGTTCAACGATGCCTATCGCTACGTCGATTGGCTGCTGACCGTCCCGCTGCTGCTGATCGAGCTGGTGCTGGTCATGCGCTTGTCCGAATCGGAAACGGTGTCGAAGTCGGTGCGCCTCGGTGCCGCTGCGGTCCTGATGATCGCGCTGGGCTATCCGGGCGAAGTCGCCGCCGACAACGGCACGCGTGCTTTGTGGGGTACTTTGTCGACGATCCCCTTCCTCTACATCGTCTGGGAGCTGTTCCGCGGGCTTGGCGCCGCGATCGATCGCCAGCCCGAGGCCGTCCGGCCGCTGATCCGCAAGGCGCGGTTGCTGACCTTCGCGTCATGGGGCTTCTACCCGATCGTCTATATGGCGCCCTTCGCCGATATCTCGGGCGCGAGCGCCGAGACGACGATCCAGATCGGCTACACGCTGGCCGACATCATCGCCAAGGCTGGCGTCGGCGTGATGATCTACATGATCGCAGTCCGGAAGTCGGCGATCGAGCGCGACACCGCCGCGCCGGCTACCGTCGTCGCATGA
- the pgmG gene encoding phosphoglucomutase/phosphomannomutase PgmG, translated as MPHRFDHTSLREYDIRGIVGKTLGTADADAIGRGFATLVRRAGGTRVAVGRDGRHSSPELEAALVAGLTGAGVDVVRVGLGPTPMLYYAEATLEVDGGIQITGSHNPAEYNGFKMVMQHRPFFGADIQTLGTMAAEGDWETGEGVVTDVDIMDDYVGRLMAGYAGGTYRIGWDAGNGVSGPVIEKLVKLLPGEHHLLYTDVDGDFPNHHPDPTEEKNLADLKALVAEKQLDFGLAFDGDGDRIGAIDGEGRVIWGDQLLSILAEPVLRELPGATIIADVKASQALYDRIDELGGKPLMWKTGHSLIKMKMKETDSPLAGEMSGHIFFAHEYYGFDDAQYAAVRLIRAAHMIGKSMTQLRGEMPAMVNTPEMRFQVDESRKFAVIDEVLERLKAEGADINNTDGARVNTPDGWWLLRASNTQDVLVARAEAKDQAGLDRLMAMIDAQLAASGLERGAQAAH; from the coding sequence ATGCCCCATCGTTTCGACCACACGTCGCTTCGTGAATACGACATCCGCGGAATCGTCGGCAAGACGCTCGGCACCGCCGATGCCGACGCGATCGGGCGCGGGTTCGCGACGCTGGTGCGGCGCGCGGGCGGCACGCGCGTGGCGGTGGGACGCGATGGCCGGCATTCGTCGCCCGAGCTCGAGGCGGCGCTGGTCGCGGGTCTCACCGGCGCTGGCGTCGATGTGGTCCGCGTCGGCCTCGGCCCCACGCCGATGCTCTATTATGCCGAAGCCACGCTAGAGGTTGATGGCGGCATACAGATAACCGGCAGCCATAATCCCGCCGAGTATAATGGCTTCAAGATGGTGATGCAGCATCGGCCGTTCTTTGGCGCCGACATCCAGACGCTCGGCACGATGGCTGCCGAGGGCGATTGGGAGACCGGCGAGGGCGTCGTCACCGACGTCGACATCATGGACGATTATGTCGGTCGGCTGATGGCGGGCTATGCCGGCGGCACCTATCGGATCGGCTGGGACGCGGGCAACGGCGTGTCGGGTCCGGTGATCGAGAAGCTGGTCAAGCTCCTGCCCGGCGAGCATCACTTGCTCTACACCGATGTCGACGGCGATTTTCCCAACCATCATCCCGATCCTACCGAAGAAAAGAACCTGGCCGATCTCAAGGCGCTCGTCGCCGAGAAACAGCTCGATTTCGGACTGGCGTTCGATGGTGACGGCGACCGGATCGGCGCGATCGACGGCGAAGGCCGCGTGATCTGGGGCGATCAGCTTCTGTCCATTCTGGCCGAACCGGTGCTGCGCGAGCTGCCCGGCGCGACGATCATCGCCGATGTGAAGGCCAGCCAGGCGCTGTACGACCGGATCGACGAGCTCGGCGGCAAGCCCTTGATGTGGAAGACCGGCCACAGCCTCATCAAGATGAAGATGAAGGAAACCGATTCGCCGCTCGCAGGCGAGATGAGCGGCCACATCTTCTTCGCGCACGAATATTACGGGTTCGACGACGCGCAATATGCTGCGGTGCGGTTGATCCGCGCCGCGCACATGATCGGCAAGTCGATGACGCAGCTTCGCGGCGAGATGCCGGCGATGGTCAACACCCCCGAAATGCGCTTCCAGGTCGATGAAAGCCGCAAGTTCGCGGTGATCGACGAAGTGCTCGAGCGGCTGAAGGCCGAGGGCGCCGACATCAACAACACCGATGGCGCGCGGGTGAACACTCCCGATGGCTGGTGGCTGCTGCGCGCATCGAACACCCAGGACGTGCTGGTCGCGCGCGCCGAGGCGAAGGACCAGGCCGGGCTCGATCGCCTGATGGCGATGATCGACGCCCAGCTCGCGGCAAGTGGGCTCGAGCGCGGGGCACAAGCCGCGCACTGA
- a CDS encoding J domain-containing protein, translating to MGKLVFALVLMAVIWWLFFARKGRHPKLRDDEARQVLGVGANADAEAIRAAHRRLITAVHPDKGGSADLTKRINAARDVLLKRLR from the coding sequence ATGGGCAAGCTCGTCTTCGCCCTCGTCCTGATGGCGGTGATCTGGTGGCTGTTCTTCGCGCGCAAGGGCCGCCACCCCAAGCTGCGCGACGACGAAGCCCGCCAGGTGCTGGGGGTCGGCGCCAACGCCGACGCCGAGGCGATCCGCGCCGCGCACCGCCGGCTGATCACTGCGGTCCATCCCGACAAGGGCGGCTCTGCCGACCTGACCAAGCGGATCAACGCGGCGAGGGACGTGCTGCTCAAGCGGCTGCGCTAG
- a CDS encoding division plane positioning ATPase MipZ codes for MGSGANGLHVIVFANEKGGTGKSTTAVHTAIALAARGARVTALDLDHRQRTLGRYLDNRAATMKRTGRTLPMPRHETHDGTSLANFERALERLSEDSDYLVIDTPGRDDEFARIAVTNADTLVTPMNDSFVDFDLIGQVDPDTFQVTRPSFYSELIWESRKRRAKADGSTIDWVVLRNRLQHIEARNMRRVSEAINQLSRRVGFRVISGLSERVIYRELFPSGLTMLDSRDFGEMGLAHVAARQELREMMAGLALPDRAAAPVQRQPDPTTAAA; via the coding sequence TTGGGTAGTGGTGCCAACGGGCTGCACGTCATCGTCTTCGCCAACGAAAAGGGCGGGACGGGCAAATCGACGACCGCGGTGCATACCGCGATCGCGCTGGCGGCGCGCGGCGCGCGGGTGACCGCGCTCGACCTCGACCATCGCCAGCGCACGCTGGGGCGCTATCTCGACAATCGCGCCGCGACGATGAAGCGTACCGGGCGCACGCTGCCGATGCCGCGCCACGAGACGCATGACGGCACCTCGCTCGCCAATTTCGAACGCGCGCTCGAACGGCTGAGCGAGGACAGCGACTATCTGGTGATCGACACGCCGGGCCGCGACGACGAATTCGCGCGGATCGCGGTGACCAATGCCGACACGCTGGTGACGCCGATGAACGACAGCTTCGTCGATTTCGACCTGATCGGCCAGGTCGATCCCGATACCTTCCAGGTGACGCGCCCCAGCTTCTATTCCGAGCTGATCTGGGAATCGCGCAAGCGCCGCGCCAAGGCCGATGGATCGACGATCGACTGGGTCGTGCTGCGCAACCGGCTCCAGCATATCGAGGCGCGCAACATGCGCCGGGTGTCCGAGGCGATCAATCAATTGTCGCGCCGCGTCGGCTTTCGCGTCATTTCGGGACTCTCCGAGCGCGTGATCTATCGCGAGCTGTTCCCTTCGGGGCTGACGATGCTCGATTCGCGCGACTTCGGCGAGATGGGGCTGGCGCATGTCGCCGCGCGCCAGGAATTGCGCGAGATGATGGCCGGGCTCGCGCTCCCCGACCGCGCCGCCGCGCCGGTCCAGCGCCAGCCCGATCCGACGACGGCCGCCGCCTGA
- the panC gene encoding pantoate--beta-alanine ligase — MQTIRELSMLRDTVRGWRAAGERIALVPTMGALHDGHMALVETARRQAARVVASIFVNPMQFGAGEDLARYPRREAADTRMLTAAGVDALWLPDVETMYPAGFATTITVSGVSEGLDGAARPGHFDGVATVVAKLFHQVGPDVALFGEKDFQQLAVIRRMAIDLNMDIEIVGVGTQRDDDGLALSSRNIYLAPEERQAAVALPRALGVAAAAIERGGEVAAALVQARTTLTNAGFAIDYVELVDAETLGAPSPARPMRLLGAATLGTTRLIDNIAVAPVGQG; from the coding sequence GTGCAAACCATCAGAGAATTAAGCATGCTGCGCGACACGGTCCGCGGATGGCGCGCCGCGGGCGAGCGAATCGCGTTGGTGCCGACGATGGGCGCGCTGCATGACGGGCATATGGCGCTGGTCGAGACGGCGCGGCGGCAGGCGGCGCGGGTGGTGGCGTCGATCTTCGTCAACCCGATGCAGTTCGGTGCGGGCGAGGATCTGGCGCGCTATCCCCGGCGCGAGGCCGCCGACACGCGGATGCTCACCGCAGCAGGGGTCGATGCGCTGTGGCTGCCCGATGTCGAGACGATGTACCCGGCGGGCTTCGCGACGACGATTACGGTATCGGGGGTGAGCGAGGGGCTCGACGGCGCGGCGCGGCCGGGGCATTTCGACGGGGTGGCGACGGTGGTCGCCAAGCTGTTCCACCAGGTCGGCCCCGATGTCGCGCTGTTCGGCGAGAAGGATTTCCAGCAGCTTGCGGTGATCCGGCGGATGGCGATCGACCTCAATATGGACATCGAGATCGTCGGCGTCGGCACCCAGCGCGACGACGACGGCTTGGCGCTGTCGTCGCGCAACATCTACCTCGCTCCCGAAGAGCGGCAGGCGGCGGTGGCGCTCCCGCGCGCGCTGGGGGTGGCGGCGGCGGCGATCGAACGCGGCGGCGAGGTTGCCGCGGCGCTCGTACAGGCACGGACCACGCTCACCAATGCGGGCTTCGCGATCGACTATGTCGAGTTGGTCGATGCCGAGACATTGGGCGCGCCTTCGCCTGCCCGGCCGATGCGGCTGCTCGGCGCGGCGACGCTCGGCACCACGCGGCTGATCGACAACATCGCGGTAGCGCCGGTCGGACAAGGTTAA